GGTTTCATGCTACCTTTAGATGTATAATCATTGAGTAAATATCCCGTGCAGAAGGAGGCATCTCATGTTCGAACTCATCGAAAAGGCATTTTTGTCAGGACTTGGAGCCCTTGCCGTTTCGCAGAAAATGGCGGAGGAGTTGGTTACCGACCTGAAGGAGCGGTACAAGGTAAGCGAGGAAGAGGGAAAGGTCTTGCTGGAAAAGCTGCAAAGCCTTGCCAAGGATAGCAGGGGCAAGGTCGCAGAGGTTGCGGAACAGGAAGTGAAAAAGGTATTGGATAAAGTTGGTCTCGTCCCCCGTGAAGATTACGAACAGCTGTTGAAGCGGGTGGAAGAGTTGGAAAAACGCCAGTCGGACCAGTAAACGGGATACCATGCTGAACCTCATCCAGCTCAACCGGAATATCCGCACCATCAAACGTTACCGCCAGATCATCCGAATCCTGCTGAAGTATGGATTCGACCATCTGTTGGAGT
This is a stretch of genomic DNA from Geobacter sp.. It encodes these proteins:
- a CDS encoding phasin superfamily protein, with the protein product MFELIEKAFLSGLGALAVSQKMAEELVTDLKERYKVSEEEGKVLLEKLQSLAKDSRGKVAEVAEQEVKKVLDKVGLVPREDYEQLLKRVEELEKRQSDQ